The sequence TCGCTTTCCCAAAGGAGCGTAAAGAGCCCTTAACCGATGCGGCGCACGTCCGCAGCGCGATCGCCCGCTTCGGCGAGGTGCGTGGCGTCAGCGAAGCCGAGCGTGCCCGGGCGTTCGCGAACATCAAGGCCGCGGCCGGTTATTTCGGCGTTACGCTCAGGGCGACGAGCTGGCGCGATCTCGTCGGGTGACGGGCGCGCTTCCGACGAGAATCAGGACGACCGAGGCGATGACCGCAGCGCCGCCGGCGACGATGTTCCACGTCACGGGCTCGTGTAGGAGCAAGGCGCCGAGGATCACGGCCACGACGGGGTTCACGTAGCCGTACGTTGCGACGGTCGACGTCGGAAGGGTGCGCACGGCGTAGGCATAGGCGCTGTAGCCGAGCATCGCGCCGGCGGTGATCAGCCACAGCATTCCCCATAGCGACGGGGCCGAGATCGCGGCGATTCTGAGGTGCGATGCCTCGCCGAGCAGCAGCCCCACGACGACCGAGATCGCGCCCCCGA is a genomic window of Candidatus Binatia bacterium containing:
- a CDS encoding DUF6582 domain-containing protein: MQITWKPVRDGADAPRAKLPDSVFAFPKERKEPLTDAAHVRSAIARFGEVRGVSEAERARAFANIKAAAGYFGVTLRATSWRDLVG